The DNA sequence GGTCAGAATCCCAAGTAATTCCTCCTCCAACATTGAACATAATATTTTGATAATTGAGTATTAGAGTTCTTATTGCAATATTAAAATTGCAAAACCCACTATCAGATATAAATCCAATTAATATCAATTTCATCCCTATTTTTTACAACAACGTCTTGTCCTAATATCAAGAAGTAATGATATAAATTATATGTAAAAGAATCAAAATTATCAATAATGAGAAGCATGAAAAAGCAACTCCTTTATTTTTGATAATAGTATCGGTGTCTCAGTCTCAAGCAATCAATAACAATAATATCAATAACATTAATAATTATTTTGAACACATAATTCAATATAAGATATGCTATTGTGGGATATGTCAGTATTAGCAGAAATATGACAAGAGAAACCGTATTCTGTGGTTGGTAGTGTGACAAGGAGAACCGTCCCCGTTGGCTTGCTGTGTACCAGGGAGAACCG is a window from the Caldicellulosiruptoraceae bacterium PP1 genome containing:
- a CDS encoding chorismate-binding protein; this translates as MKLILIGFISDSGFCNFNIAIRTLILNYQNIMFNVGGGITWDSDPIKEYEETLQKGKAFLNLLLGDKCDDGDISF